From Streptomyces sp. TLI_105, the proteins below share one genomic window:
- a CDS encoding DUF1772 domain-containing protein, with protein MLNALEVFTTVIVGLMVGVEFSVAFVINRILDALPEDSGQLGRAHGGRMLGALMPVWYIGSLVLSAVWAIAGWHRPGAGLVVIAAALLILSVIMSVLLLVPINNRSKTWTPENRPADWKQQMNRWDRFHYVRVAVIIAAFTLLATALT; from the coding sequence ATGCTCAACGCACTCGAGGTCTTCACCACCGTGATCGTCGGCCTGATGGTGGGGGTGGAGTTCTCCGTCGCCTTCGTCATCAACCGGATCCTCGACGCACTCCCCGAGGACAGCGGCCAGCTCGGCCGCGCCCACGGGGGCCGGATGCTCGGCGCCCTGATGCCGGTCTGGTACATCGGCTCGCTCGTCCTGAGCGCGGTCTGGGCCATCGCCGGATGGCACCGCCCCGGCGCCGGCCTCGTCGTCATCGCCGCCGCGCTGCTGATCCTGAGCGTGATCATGTCGGTCCTGCTGCTCGTCCCGATCAACAACCGGAGCAAGACGTGGACCCCCGAGAACCGGCCCGCCGACTGGAAGCAGCAGATGAACCGCTGGGACCGCTTCCACTACGTCCGCGTCGCCGTCATCATCGCCGCCTTCACCCTCCTGGCCACCGCCCTCACCTGA
- a CDS encoding SDR family oxidoreductase, with protein MSTNTMSQPLAGRVAVVTGASSGIGEASAERLASLGARVVVLARRADRLADLVIRIEKNGGRAVAIAADVTDAVALQGAADRVEAEFGGADLLLNNAGVMLPAPIEELATDQWKHQIDLNITGLMNAIGAFTPQLVKAAAERGVADLINTSSIAAQNIFPNFAVYSGTKAYVTHLSRHLRAELGPKNVRVSAIEPGIVGTELQSHVTDQGARDWLADSRETMEWLTAQDIAETVGFIATLPPRVNLQQVTIMPTGQAG; from the coding sequence ATGTCCACGAACACCATGTCCCAGCCCCTGGCCGGTCGCGTCGCGGTCGTCACCGGCGCCTCCAGCGGCATCGGTGAGGCGTCCGCCGAGCGACTGGCGTCCCTGGGTGCCCGCGTCGTCGTCCTGGCGCGGCGTGCCGACCGGTTGGCGGACCTCGTCATCCGTATCGAGAAGAACGGCGGCAGGGCGGTGGCGATCGCTGCCGACGTGACCGACGCCGTCGCTCTGCAGGGCGCCGCCGATCGGGTGGAGGCCGAGTTCGGCGGTGCCGACCTGCTCCTGAACAACGCCGGCGTCATGCTGCCCGCTCCGATCGAGGAGCTGGCGACGGACCAGTGGAAGCACCAGATCGACCTGAACATCACCGGTCTGATGAACGCGATCGGCGCGTTCACCCCGCAGCTGGTGAAGGCCGCTGCCGAACGCGGTGTGGCCGATCTGATCAACACCTCATCGATCGCGGCGCAGAACATCTTCCCGAACTTCGCGGTCTACTCCGGCACCAAGGCGTACGTGACCCACCTCTCCCGCCACCTCCGGGCCGAGCTGGGCCCGAAGAACGTGCGTGTCTCGGCGATCGAGCCGGGCATCGTCGGCACCGAGCTGCAGAGTCACGTCACCGACCAGGGCGCCCGGGACTGGCTGGCCGACTCCAGGGAGACCATGGAGTGGCTCACGGCTCAGGACATCGCAGAGACCGTCGGCTTCATCGCCACACTGCCGCCGCGGGTGAACCTCCAGCAGGTCACCATCATGCCCACCGGTCAGGCCGGCTGA
- a CDS encoding uracil-DNA glycosylase, whose translation MSTAEGYPVRAAAQARTLADMDARLVECRACPRLVAWREEIALEKRAAFRDWEYWGRPVPGFGPADAALLITGLAPAAHGANRTGRMFTGDRAGDLLFATLYELGLASRATVTGPDDGLELTGVRVTAPVHCAPPDNRPTPGERDTCRPWLTRETQLLRPTLRAVVALGAFGWQAALAALGEAGWSVPRPRPAFGHGARVPLTTEEGTSGSLTLFGCYHVSQRNVFTGRLTPEMLSRVLAEAAHTAGLPVERRDG comes from the coding sequence ATGTCGACTGCCGAGGGGTATCCGGTGCGTGCCGCAGCCCAGGCCCGCACGCTGGCCGACATGGACGCCCGACTCGTGGAGTGCCGGGCGTGCCCGCGGTTGGTGGCGTGGCGGGAGGAGATCGCCCTCGAAAAGCGAGCGGCGTTCCGGGACTGGGAGTACTGGGGCCGCCCGGTACCCGGGTTCGGGCCCGCGGACGCCGCCCTGCTGATCACCGGACTCGCGCCCGCGGCGCACGGCGCGAACCGGACCGGGCGGATGTTCACCGGCGACCGGGCCGGTGACCTGCTGTTCGCGACCCTGTACGAGCTGGGGCTGGCCTCCCGGGCGACTGTGACCGGTCCCGATGACGGGCTGGAGCTCACCGGCGTGCGGGTCACGGCCCCGGTGCACTGCGCACCGCCGGACAACCGCCCCACGCCCGGCGAACGTGACACCTGCCGCCCGTGGCTGACCCGCGAGACGCAGCTGCTGCGACCGACCCTGCGCGCGGTCGTCGCCCTGGGCGCCTTCGGCTGGCAGGCCGCTCTGGCGGCGCTGGGCGAGGCCGGGTGGAGCGTGCCCCGGCCGCGGCCGGCGTTCGGGCACGGTGCGCGGGTGCCCCTGACCACCGAGGAGGGGACGAGCGGCTCGCTCACGCTCTTCGGCTGCTACCACGTGAGCCAGCGCAACGTCTTCACCGGCAGACTGACGCCGGAAATGCTGAGCCGGGTCCTCGCCGAGGCGGCACACACCGCCGGCCTGCCGGTCGAACGACGGGACGGGTAG
- a CDS encoding RICIN domain-containing protein, producing MSAYWRPNLTLRQARIALYLILSMYPGAAGWEVLMVGKRLAVIFAAVGMTIGLNATSASAAAAKSVFEGMPDTGKCLDYRADYGPYVTGCNYGDYQTWYWDNSLPKTALRQKATGLCLTARNGLIAMKQCLADDQAAYWSVQKDATVGALIKNSVTNTCLARNANDRVQLSTCTGGPSQRWRDWDIA from the coding sequence GTGAGCGCGTACTGGCGCCCGAACCTCACATTGCGGCAGGCTCGTATCGCCCTGTACCTGATTCTGTCCATGTATCCCGGTGCTGCCGGGTGGGAGGTTCTCATGGTGGGGAAGAGACTGGCCGTGATCTTTGCGGCTGTCGGGATGACGATCGGCCTGAACGCGACATCAGCGAGCGCGGCAGCTGCGAAGTCGGTGTTCGAGGGCATGCCGGACACAGGGAAATGTCTGGACTACCGGGCGGACTACGGACCGTATGTGACCGGCTGCAACTATGGCGACTACCAGACCTGGTACTGGGACAACAGCCTCCCGAAAACGGCGCTGCGGCAGAAGGCGACGGGGCTGTGCCTGACGGCACGAAACGGGTTGATCGCGATGAAGCAGTGCCTGGCCGATGACCAGGCGGCGTACTGGTCGGTGCAGAAGGACGCCACGGTGGGTGCGCTGATCAAGAACTCGGTGACGAACACGTGCCTGGCAAGGAACGCCAACGACCGGGTGCAACTGTCGACGTGCACGGGTGGACCCTCGCAGCGGTGGAGGGACTGGGACATCGCCTGA
- a CDS encoding helix-turn-helix transcriptional regulator: MDRTKEISGFLRSRRARITAEEAGLPSDGRVRRVPGLRRDEAARLAGVSTEYYTRLEQGRAGNPSTEVVEAIARALRLDETEREHLTDLLRSGARTARRAPARAQRVRPGLHLMLETLSHVPAFILGRRTDVLASNRLARAVLTDFDALPATRRNLARYYLLDPQARERVGDWERIAAETVAILRLEAGRYPHDRQLADLVGELTLQCTEFTAWWNDHRVLRRTHGTKRYHHPFVGDLHFSYESFQAPGDAEQTLCVYNVEPGSETAQALQVLASWTAPEITAPATPHSMESEGRPPVRPALDQV; this comes from the coding sequence ATGGACCGCACCAAGGAAATCTCCGGCTTCCTGCGCTCACGGCGCGCGCGAATCACCGCCGAAGAGGCCGGACTGCCCTCCGACGGACGGGTCCGTCGCGTTCCCGGCCTGCGCAGGGACGAGGCGGCCCGCTTGGCCGGCGTCAGCACCGAGTACTACACGCGTCTGGAGCAAGGACGGGCGGGCAACCCCTCCACCGAGGTCGTGGAAGCGATCGCCCGCGCGCTGCGGCTGGACGAGACCGAACGCGAGCACCTCACCGACCTTCTGCGGTCCGGAGCCCGGACTGCACGCCGCGCGCCGGCCAGGGCCCAGCGGGTCCGGCCGGGCCTGCACCTGATGCTGGAGACCCTCAGCCACGTGCCGGCCTTCATCCTGGGCCGGCGCACCGACGTGCTGGCCTCCAACCGGCTCGCCAGGGCGGTCCTCACCGACTTCGACGCCCTGCCCGCCACCCGCCGCAACCTGGCACGCTACTACCTCCTGGACCCCCAGGCCCGCGAGCGCGTGGGCGACTGGGAACGGATCGCCGCGGAGACGGTGGCCATCCTCCGGCTGGAAGCGGGCCGCTACCCCCACGACCGGCAGCTCGCCGACCTCGTCGGTGAACTCACCCTCCAGTGCACCGAGTTCACCGCCTGGTGGAACGACCACCGGGTGCTGCGTCGCACCCACGGCACCAAGCGCTACCACCACCCCTTCGTCGGAGACCTGCACTTCTCCTATGAGTCCTTCCAGGCCCCCGGCGACGCGGAACAGACCCTGTGCGTCTACAACGTCGAACCCGGCTCCGAAACCGCCCAGGCCCTACAGGTCCTGGCCAGCTGGACCGCACCCGAGATCACGGCCCCCGCCACCCCGCATTCGATGGAGAGCGAAGGACGTCCGCCCGTACGACCAGCGCTTGATCAGGTTTGA
- a CDS encoding ester cyclase, protein MSVETNKALVRRLFEEVLNGRRVEVVDELASTDYQENDPLPGQREGREGLKDRVTMLVEGLSPTFSIEDLIAEGDRVVIRWTNNATHSGTFLGIPPTGRSCRFAGIDIFRLEDGRLVEHWDVVDQLSMLQQLNLLPSS, encoded by the coding sequence ATGTCCGTCGAGACCAACAAGGCGCTGGTACGCCGACTTTTCGAAGAAGTGCTCAACGGGCGGCGCGTGGAGGTCGTCGACGAGCTGGCCTCGACGGACTATCAGGAAAACGACCCGCTGCCCGGGCAGCGCGAGGGACGTGAGGGGCTGAAGGATCGAGTGACCATGCTCGTGGAAGGGCTGTCCCCCACCTTCAGCATCGAGGACCTCATCGCAGAGGGAGACCGCGTCGTGATCCGTTGGACCAACAACGCCACTCACTCCGGAACTTTCCTGGGCATTCCCCCGACAGGACGATCATGCCGCTTCGCCGGAATCGACATCTTCCGGCTGGAAGACGGTCGACTCGTCGAGCACTGGGACGTCGTCGACCAGCTCTCCATGCTCCAGCAACTGAATCTGCTGCCGTCATCCTGA
- a CDS encoding NUDIX hydrolase: MTSTPASSPVFPSSSDEPLAVPAYPDAPAPVLVNRAADLSEPEEVSGSTRPPVEFLDARVLVFAEQATPVLSSWEEREVDRLWEETTARNPAAFDGPLVAALGLDRPGDGSLVVRWAPMTYRYRALRRLRPPEQVPGSVFVTVLLPTERGLVVGRGSPATAAPGRWTLPGGAVEPPLAGQALNTAELRRHAARELVEETGVRVAVEELRLWALTRGSRFGSLGFHFLCPPVSGALVRRLHADLSVVQTGAGTGPELDEIGFAPSPAAAGRLGLTADYLPQVFDRYFTV, from the coding sequence ATGACCAGCACTCCCGCCTCATCCCCTGTCTTCCCGAGCTCGTCCGACGAGCCCCTCGCCGTGCCCGCCTACCCCGACGCTCCGGCCCCGGTCCTCGTGAACCGCGCCGCCGACCTGTCCGAGCCGGAGGAGGTATCCGGGTCCACCCGGCCTCCGGTCGAGTTCCTCGATGCCCGCGTGCTGGTGTTCGCCGAGCAGGCGACGCCTGTCCTCTCCTCCTGGGAGGAACGTGAGGTGGACCGGCTCTGGGAGGAGACGACGGCCCGCAACCCCGCCGCGTTCGACGGCCCGCTGGTGGCCGCCCTCGGCCTCGACCGGCCCGGAGACGGAAGCCTGGTCGTGCGCTGGGCCCCGATGACGTACCGCTACCGTGCCCTCCGCCGGCTACGGCCGCCCGAGCAGGTCCCCGGGTCTGTGTTCGTCACCGTTCTCCTGCCCACCGAGAGGGGGCTCGTGGTCGGGCGCGGGTCTCCCGCCACAGCGGCGCCCGGCCGGTGGACCCTGCCGGGCGGCGCGGTCGAACCACCCTTGGCCGGCCAGGCCCTGAACACGGCAGAGCTGCGCCGGCACGCCGCCCGCGAGCTGGTCGAGGAGACCGGTGTGCGCGTCGCCGTCGAGGAGCTGCGGCTGTGGGCCCTCACCCGAGGGAGCCGGTTCGGCAGCCTCGGCTTCCACTTTCTCTGCCCGCCCGTCTCCGGGGCGCTCGTACGCCGCCTGCACGCGGACCTGTCTGTCGTGCAGACCGGGGCCGGCACAGGGCCGGAACTCGACGAGATCGGCTTCGCACCCTCGCCGGCCGCAGCCGGTCGCCTCGGCTTGACGGCGGACTACCTGCCTCAGGTGTTCGACCGGTACTTCACCGTCTGA
- a CDS encoding MFS transporter produces MTSAEPVPGTTSGPARSRLVVPVLAFCGMVVAVMQTLVVPLLPHIPELTGASAGAAGWLVTVTLLTGAVFTPVLGRVGDMYGKRRVLLASLGVLTLGSALCAVSSDIGVLIAGRALQGTALAVIPLGISIIRDELPAERVLPSIALMSSTLGIGAAIGLPLAAVVTDNFDWHTMFWASAALGLLDLLLVLWIVPESAVRSRGRFDVPGTLGLAALLAGVLLAITQGSGWGWTSALTLGLLGASGAVGLLWGWYELRTPSPITDLRVSARPAVLLTNVAALLVGFSFYANSLVTAQLVQEPTSTGYGLGASIVVSGVCLLPGGLAMVALSPLSARISATYGPRTALAVGAVVMTLGYVVRFFTSHSLWLIVAGATVVACGTAIAYSALPALVMRAVPVSETASANGLNTLMRSVGQACCSAVVTAVLARVTFVADGRTAPTLHAYLLIFLIAAGAALAALVATLLLPSDRPGRDAPRDGARPGGTVTVPPPTSAARGNA; encoded by the coding sequence ATGACCTCCGCCGAACCCGTGCCCGGCACGACGTCCGGGCCCGCCCGTTCCCGGCTCGTCGTCCCCGTCCTCGCCTTCTGCGGCATGGTCGTCGCCGTCATGCAGACCCTCGTCGTGCCGCTGCTGCCGCACATCCCCGAGCTGACCGGAGCGAGCGCGGGCGCGGCGGGCTGGCTCGTGACCGTCACCCTCCTCACCGGCGCGGTGTTCACTCCGGTACTCGGCCGGGTCGGCGACATGTACGGCAAGCGGCGGGTCCTCCTCGCGTCGCTCGGGGTGCTCACCCTCGGTTCCGCCCTCTGCGCGGTCAGCTCCGACATCGGCGTACTGATCGCCGGACGGGCCCTCCAGGGCACGGCCCTCGCCGTGATCCCGCTCGGCATCAGCATCATCCGCGACGAGCTCCCCGCCGAGCGCGTCCTGCCGTCGATCGCGCTCATGAGCTCCACCCTCGGCATCGGCGCGGCGATCGGACTCCCCCTGGCCGCCGTCGTGACGGACAACTTCGACTGGCACACCATGTTCTGGGCATCCGCCGCACTCGGCCTGCTCGACCTCCTGCTCGTGCTGTGGATCGTGCCGGAGTCGGCCGTGCGCTCCCGGGGACGCTTCGACGTGCCGGGCACGCTGGGCCTCGCCGCCCTGCTGGCCGGTGTGCTCCTGGCGATCACCCAGGGCTCCGGCTGGGGCTGGACCTCCGCGCTGACGCTCGGCCTGCTCGGCGCCTCGGGGGCCGTGGGCCTGCTCTGGGGCTGGTACGAACTGCGCACCCCGTCCCCGATCACGGACCTCAGGGTGTCCGCCCGGCCCGCCGTGCTGCTGACCAACGTCGCGGCCCTGCTCGTCGGCTTCTCGTTCTACGCCAACTCCCTGGTCACCGCCCAGCTCGTCCAGGAGCCCACGAGCACCGGCTACGGCCTCGGCGCCTCCATCGTCGTCAGCGGAGTCTGCCTGCTGCCCGGCGGACTCGCGATGGTGGCCCTGTCTCCGCTCTCGGCGCGGATCTCCGCCACGTACGGGCCCCGCACCGCGCTCGCCGTCGGGGCGGTCGTCATGACGCTGGGCTACGTGGTGCGCTTCTTCACCAGCCACAGCCTCTGGCTGATCGTCGCCGGCGCCACCGTGGTCGCCTGCGGCACCGCCATCGCCTACTCGGCGTTGCCCGCCCTCGTCATGCGGGCCGTGCCGGTGAGCGAGACCGCGTCGGCCAACGGCCTCAACACCCTGATGCGTTCCGTAGGACAGGCCTGCTGCAGCGCCGTGGTCACCGCCGTGCTGGCCCGTGTGACCTTCGTGGCCGACGGCCGGACCGCACCGACGCTCCACGCCTACCTGCTGATCTTCCTGATCGCCGCCGGAGCGGCCCTCGCCGCCCTCGTCGCCACCCTCCTCCTGCCGTCCGACCGGCCGGGCCGGGACGCCCCGCGCGACGGCGCCCGGCCGGGCGGTACGGTCACGGTGCCACCGCCCACCAGCGCCGCCCGAGGGAACGCATGA
- a CDS encoding FUSC family protein, producing the protein MGGAFPRRPSPAYRAAARRALRVTIAATAGFYVLLHGFDSAVGATYALFGAIAMAGLSHLPGSGRQRAVLLVDVVPVCWVLITLGTYLSVRTWSAVVGMLVVGFVLAFMAVGGPRFAGAATGLQLMYILPSFPPYDPGSLGERLAGATFGLVLLTLAEMTLLPEPAALPYRERAARAADGAARCADRLRSAPYTLPDAMLHTARALSTGLRSSQVPEAERPAGAGVRPRALAHTGLATRTLLGRLTSLPPPPPATAPPREAEAGTEAGTGAEAWTAGGAGAERGAQAGSTGQEARTRAAEVSGARLPDPLRAVAGVARETAARLRGGMPDGRAHARLRQIRQTLTAAEDGSPAVLRRDAALLELVNVALAMSTAADIAVRGRAADTPEPGPFWYARMRAPRLWWRRLSGHVGSRSVFFQNAVRISLALAAARLIAGIDTLPHGFWVLLATLTLTRTTVRETRKTERIALTGTLVGALVAAASLALVGTDIEVYAVALPPLMLVTFTLGPVKGVGWAQALFTVVVALVFAQLAPATWQLAEFRLLDVLTGSAIGAVFGLLAWPRGAHDELRRSVAVLLRIAAEIVVATTAQIAAGGRRVPVVTAPGHRSLQHALVMAESAYAQYQSEPKGPTPPPVGQDWQAALIAGHHALWGADRLLVPPEPVVVPPLGREAAESAIRTGDRVAADMLLTSARIDPTGDTVETPVPLHAPTASATTIAADPPGAPRLYYATVSWLASLTTDLVRLAGGTGTGAGAGTGADAPVGKRRSHRAGGPGAAPTAGCHDEVDRRNRP; encoded by the coding sequence ATGGGTGGCGCGTTCCCACGGCGGCCGTCGCCCGCCTACCGGGCGGCGGCGCGGAGGGCTCTGCGCGTCACGATCGCGGCCACGGCCGGGTTCTACGTGCTTCTCCACGGCTTCGACTCGGCGGTCGGCGCGACGTACGCCCTGTTCGGCGCGATCGCCATGGCCGGGCTCTCGCACCTCCCCGGCTCCGGGCGCCAGCGGGCCGTGCTCCTGGTGGACGTGGTGCCGGTGTGCTGGGTGTTGATCACGCTCGGCACATACCTGTCCGTACGGACGTGGAGTGCCGTGGTCGGCATGCTCGTGGTCGGGTTCGTGCTGGCGTTCATGGCCGTTGGAGGACCACGATTCGCCGGCGCGGCCACGGGGCTGCAGCTGATGTACATCCTGCCGTCGTTCCCGCCCTACGACCCCGGTTCGCTGGGCGAGCGGCTGGCGGGGGCGACCTTCGGGCTCGTCCTGCTGACCCTCGCGGAGATGACGCTGCTGCCCGAGCCGGCGGCCCTGCCCTACCGTGAACGGGCCGCCCGGGCCGCCGACGGCGCGGCGCGCTGCGCGGACCGGCTGCGTTCCGCCCCGTACACACTGCCGGACGCCATGCTGCACACCGCCCGGGCCTTGAGCACGGGGCTCCGTTCCTCCCAGGTCCCGGAGGCGGAACGCCCGGCCGGAGCGGGCGTGCGGCCGAGGGCGCTGGCCCACACGGGCCTGGCGACACGCACCCTGCTCGGCCGGCTGACGTCGTTGCCGCCGCCTCCCCCGGCCACGGCCCCGCCCCGGGAAGCCGAAGCCGGGACAGAAGCTGGGACCGGAGCCGAGGCGTGGACGGCAGGGGGAGCCGGAGCAGAGAGGGGTGCGCAAGCGGGAAGCACGGGCCAGGAAGCCCGGACCAGGGCGGCCGAGGTGTCCGGGGCAAGGCTCCCGGACCCGCTGCGGGCGGTCGCGGGCGTGGCGAGGGAGACCGCCGCCCGGCTACGGGGCGGAATGCCCGACGGCCGGGCGCATGCCCGTCTGCGGCAGATCCGGCAGACACTGACGGCGGCCGAGGACGGCTCTCCCGCTGTGCTGCGCCGCGATGCCGCGCTCCTGGAACTGGTGAACGTGGCGCTCGCGATGTCCACCGCGGCCGACATCGCCGTACGGGGCCGAGCGGCCGACACACCGGAGCCCGGCCCGTTCTGGTACGCGCGGATGCGGGCACCACGGCTGTGGTGGCGGCGCCTGTCGGGCCACGTCGGCAGCCGGTCGGTGTTCTTCCAGAACGCCGTACGGATCAGTCTGGCCCTGGCGGCGGCCCGGTTGATCGCGGGCATCGACACCCTCCCGCACGGCTTCTGGGTGCTGCTGGCCACCCTGACGCTGACGCGCACGACGGTACGGGAGACCCGGAAGACGGAGCGGATCGCGCTGACCGGCACGCTCGTCGGCGCGCTGGTCGCGGCGGCGTCGCTGGCGCTGGTCGGTACCGACATCGAGGTCTACGCGGTGGCACTGCCGCCGCTGATGCTGGTCACCTTCACGCTGGGGCCGGTGAAGGGCGTCGGGTGGGCGCAGGCGCTGTTCACGGTGGTGGTCGCCCTGGTCTTCGCACAGCTGGCGCCGGCCACCTGGCAGCTCGCCGAGTTCCGGCTGCTCGACGTGCTGACCGGCAGCGCGATCGGCGCCGTGTTCGGGCTGCTGGCCTGGCCGCGCGGCGCCCATGACGAGTTGCGGCGGTCGGTCGCGGTGCTGCTGAGGATCGCCGCGGAGATCGTGGTGGCCACGACGGCGCAGATCGCGGCGGGCGGACGGCGCGTGCCGGTGGTCACCGCGCCGGGCCACCGTTCGCTGCAGCACGCCCTGGTCATGGCGGAGTCGGCGTACGCGCAGTACCAGAGCGAACCGAAGGGACCCACTCCACCGCCGGTCGGTCAGGACTGGCAGGCCGCGCTCATCGCCGGCCACCATGCCCTGTGGGGCGCCGACCGGCTTCTCGTACCTCCCGAACCGGTCGTGGTTCCGCCGCTGGGAAGAGAAGCCGCGGAGTCCGCCATCCGCACGGGAGACCGGGTCGCGGCGGACATGCTGCTGACTTCCGCCCGCATCGACCCCACCGGGGACACCGTGGAAACACCCGTACCGCTCCACGCACCGACGGCCTCCGCCACCACCATCGCCGCCGACCCGCCCGGCGCACCGCGCCTGTACTACGCGACGGTGTCCTGGCTGGCCTCGCTGACGACGGACCTCGTACGGCTGGCAGGCGGCACCGGCACCGGTGCCGGTGCCGGCACCGGTGCCGACGCGCCCGTCGGCAAGCGGCGTTCGCACCGGGCGGGGGGTCCGGGAGCGGCACCGACGGCCGGCTGCCACGATGAAGTCGACCGTCGGAACCGACCGTGA
- a CDS encoding TetR/AcrR family transcriptional regulator, giving the protein MSVQERKQRERADRERLIVATARELAEQQGWDAVTTRRLAERIEYSQPVLYSHFRGKREIIGAVALEGAAEMAAALRAATSAADGPRSRVTALARTYLDFAERNPAVYDAMFQLDGGLAFAHEDTPEPLKDAFAALLESLGEVAGDGVHPGLFTETFWAALHGLATLTRAGRLPPEDTERRVELLVDRLAMA; this is encoded by the coding sequence ATGTCGGTACAGGAACGCAAGCAGCGCGAACGGGCGGACCGCGAGCGCCTCATCGTGGCGACGGCCCGCGAACTCGCCGAGCAGCAGGGCTGGGACGCGGTCACCACCCGCCGGCTCGCCGAGCGCATCGAATACAGCCAGCCCGTCCTCTACAGCCATTTCCGCGGCAAGCGCGAGATCATCGGCGCCGTCGCCCTCGAGGGTGCCGCCGAGATGGCCGCGGCGCTGCGGGCCGCGACCTCCGCCGCGGACGGCCCGCGCAGCCGGGTCACCGCCCTCGCCCGCACGTACCTCGACTTCGCCGAGCGCAACCCGGCGGTCTACGACGCCATGTTCCAGCTCGACGGCGGCCTGGCGTTCGCGCACGAGGACACCCCGGAGCCGCTGAAGGACGCCTTCGCCGCCCTGCTGGAAAGCCTCGGCGAGGTCGCCGGGGACGGCGTCCACCCGGGACTGTTCACCGAGACGTTCTGGGCGGCCCTGCACGGGCTGGCCACCCTGACGCGGGCGGGACGACTGCCACCGGAGGACACCGAGCGGAGGGTGGAACTGCTGGTGGACCGGCTCGCCATGGCCTGA
- a CDS encoding NUDIX hydrolase → MTTNTADQPPSTKMTDEQYGALRASAALWAGTSVLITNERGQVLVQKVGYRPFRLLPGGAVDKGETAAQAAVREVEEELGVTLTVRRGLAVDWVSAAAVQAPEEMRFPGEILHVFDGGVWSGEQIAAIRLAADEIQAVELVEPADLPTLMSPGDARRALSALRARVDDAGVVLLEDGVPIAPSVLDRAGVLRTARARHHFPFHAHPVPGDLVLRQAWCWAFAPDGRVLVLLEPDTGAACLPGGTPEPEDGDDPEATLVREAREEAAAELAGAVYLGYLSDPDEPCARVRYAAALARVGAPPVDPTTGRTYVRVLATPEQALELFDWGPAATDQLAAVHRARALLHIPRAARRPVTELPGPHTW, encoded by the coding sequence ATGACGACAAACACCGCTGATCAGCCGCCCTCGACGAAGATGACCGACGAGCAGTACGGGGCGTTGCGCGCGTCGGCGGCCCTGTGGGCCGGCACCTCCGTGTTGATCACCAACGAGCGGGGACAGGTCCTGGTCCAGAAGGTCGGCTACCGGCCCTTCCGCCTCCTGCCCGGCGGCGCCGTGGACAAGGGCGAGACCGCCGCCCAGGCCGCGGTCCGGGAAGTGGAAGAGGAACTCGGCGTCACCCTCACCGTCCGACGCGGCCTCGCGGTCGACTGGGTCTCCGCCGCCGCTGTCCAGGCACCTGAGGAGATGCGCTTCCCCGGCGAGATCCTGCACGTCTTCGACGGGGGCGTCTGGAGCGGGGAGCAGATCGCCGCGATCCGCCTGGCGGCGGACGAGATCCAGGCGGTCGAACTCGTCGAGCCCGCCGACCTGCCCACCCTCATGTCCCCGGGCGACGCCCGCCGTGCCCTGTCCGCCCTCCGCGCCCGCGTCGACGACGCCGGTGTCGTCCTCCTGGAGGACGGCGTTCCGATCGCGCCGAGCGTCCTGGACCGGGCGGGCGTCCTGCGTACCGCCCGGGCACGGCACCACTTCCCCTTCCACGCCCACCCCGTCCCCGGCGATCTCGTGCTCCGGCAGGCCTGGTGCTGGGCCTTCGCCCCGGACGGCCGTGTCCTCGTGCTCCTCGAACCCGACACCGGAGCGGCCTGTCTGCCCGGCGGCACCCCGGAACCCGAGGACGGAGACGACCCCGAGGCCACGCTCGTCCGTGAAGCCCGAGAAGAGGCCGCGGCCGAACTGGCCGGCGCCGTGTATCTCGGATACCTGTCCGACCCCGACGAACCCTGCGCGCGCGTGCGCTACGCCGCGGCGCTCGCACGCGTCGGCGCGCCGCCGGTCGACCCGACCACCGGCCGCACGTACGTCCGCGTCCTGGCCACACCCGAGCAGGCGCTGGAGCTGTTCGACTGGGGCCCGGCCGCGACCGACCAGCTCGCGGCCGTCCACCGGGCCCGCGCCCTCCTTCACATCCCCCGGGCCGCCCGCCGGCCCGTCACCGAGCTCCCCGGCCCCCACACCTGGTAG